From the Candidatus Poribacteria bacterium genome, the window ACATCATCGTCGCGCGTGACATCATGTTAGCAGAGATGACAGGTGGACACCTTCATGTTCTCCATGTCAGTACGGCAGGGGCAGTTGAGTTGGTGCGCCAAGGAAAACGTCGAGGTGTCCATGTGACTGCCGAGGCATGTCCACATCACTGGATCCTCACCGATAGGGAAATAGAAAAGCAAGGGACGAATGCGAAGATGCATCCACCCCTGCGTACACAGACCGATATTGACGCTGTTATTGAGGGTTTACGCGATGGCACAATTGACGCAATCGCGACGGATCACGCGCCGCATGCACCAGAAGAAAAGGCGCGAGGCATGCTTGAGGCACCGAATGGAATTATCGGTCTGGAGACCTGTGTGCCACTTGTGTTTACATCTCTCGTTGACCCGGGGCACCTCACAATGACTGAAGCAATTGCGAAAATGACTTCTATTCCAGCAAATATACTCGGTATCAATCGTGGAACACTTTCTATTGGTGCAGTCGGAGATGTGACAGCGATTAATCCAGACTTCGTCAATCAGGTTGACGTGACAAAATCTCGTTCAAAAAGTCGGAACACTCCTTTTGAAGGTTGGGAACTTAAGGGCTGGCATGCTATTACACTCAGAGAAGGCAGCAGAATAGGAGTACGCCCCAACTCAGAATAAAAAAGCGAGTCGCCTGCAACATACGCAGAAATCCGCAGAAACGCCCAAGCAAAAACCCCAAGCAAAAACATGCAGGCGGATATATGGAGAGGACAGCTTCTCACGCAACCCGCCTGAACGAACCGCAAGGAAAATTAAAAATATGAAAGCGATTCTCGCATTAGCGGACGGGACAGTCTTTGAAGGCGAGCAGTTTGGCGCGACAGGCGAAACCATCGGCGAAGTCGTCTTTAATACCAGTATGACGGGCTATCAGGAAGTTTTGACCGATCCTTCCTACAAAGGACAGATCGTAACGATGACATATCCATTGATAGGCAACTACGGTTGCAACGAAGCAGACGTAGAATCTATCGGTCCACAGGTAGAAGGGTTTGTCGTTCGTGAATACAGTGCATACTATAGTAATTGGCGCTCAAAATGGAGTTTGGATTCTTATCTCGCTGAACACGACGTTATTGGCATCCAAGGCATTGATACTCGCGCACTCACCCGCCGCCTCCGTGTTCACGGGGTAATGAACGGATGTCTCTCCACAGAGGATGTGAATCCTGAGAGTCTTATCGCGAAAGCCAAAGCGTGGCACGGTTTGGTAGGCTGGGACTTGGTGCAACGGGTGACGTGTCCGAGTTCGTATGCGTGGCGACAACCTGAAGAAAACAACTCCCATCCCAAATATCGCGTCATTGCCCTCGATTTCGGCATCAAATATAACATTTTGCGCCAACTGACCGAACACGGTTGTGAGGTTCAAGTCGTGCCAGCAAAAACATCCGCTGAAGAGATCCTCGCAGCGGAACCGGATGGTATATTTCTCTCAAATGGACCGGGGGATCCAATGCCAGTTGACTATGCGATCCAGACCATTCAAACACTCATAGGCAAAAAGCCGCTTTTCGGTATCTGCTTAGGACATCAGTTGCTGGGGCTCGCGCTGGGTGGAAAGACATTTAAATTGAAATTCGGACACCGGGGTGTGAACCAACCTGTCAAACATTTTGAGACGGACCGAGTCGAAATTACCTCACAAAATCATGGATTCTGCGTTGATATCGATTCACTACCGAACAGTGTTGACGTTACACATATCAATCTGAATGATGACACACTTGAGGGAATACAACACCGGGAATATCCCATTTTTTCTGTACAATATCATCCGGAAGCATCACCGGGTCCACACGATGCAAGTTATCTTTTCTCGCGTTTTACTGAAATGATGGAATAGCCATTAGCCATCAGCCGTCAGCCGTCAGCAAGAAGACTCTGGGTCATCAGAAACCTCTTTGCTGATAACTGAAAACCGACAGCGAATAAAAAATGCCAAAACGAACAGACATAGATAAAATCTTAATTATTGGATCCGGTGCGATTATCATCGGACAGGCTTGTGAGTTTGATTACTCCGGAACGCAGGCGTGTAAGGCACTCAAAGAAGAAGGGTACGAAATTACGCTTGTCAATAGCAATCCTGCGACTATCATGACAGATCCGGATTTTGCCGATCAGACCTATATTGAGCCGATTACAGCGGACACAGTGGAGCTTATAATTGCCAAGGAACGTCCGCAAGCATTGCTGCCAACACTCGGTGGGCAAACAGCTTTGAACGTGTCTGTTGAACTTGCCGAATCTGGTGTGTTAGACGAATATGAGGTTGAGCTGATTGGTGCGAAATTGCCTGCTATCCAAAAAGCGGAGGATCGCGCGCTCTTTAAAGAGGCGATGACAAAAATCGGATTGGCAGTTCCGAAGAGCGGTATCGCCCACTCGGTACAAGAAGCACTCGCGCTCGTTCAAGAGATCGGATTCCCAGCGATCATCCGTCCTGCGTTTACGCTTGGTGGCACAGGTGGCGGTATCGCTTACAACATCGAAGAATACGAGAAAATGGTTGCGTCGGGGCTTGCCCTGAGTCCAATCAATGAACTACTCATTGAAGAGTCTGTCATCGGATGGAAAGAATTCGAATTGGAAGTTATGCGCGATGGTGCGGACAATGTCGTCATAATATGCTCAATTGAAAATGTCGATGCCATGGGAGTCCACACCGGCGATAGCATCACTGTGGCACCTATCCAAACATTGACAGATAAAGAATATCAACTGATGCGGGATTCAGCGATCAAGATTATTCGAGAGATTGGTGTGGATACAGGCGGCTCCAATATCCAATTTGCTGTTGATCCAAAGACTGGCAAACAGGTCGTCATTGAGATGAACCCTCGCGTTTCCCGGAGTTCCGCCCTTGCGTCAAAAGCCACTGGATTTCCAATTGCGAAAATCGCAGCGAAACTCGCTGTCGGCTATAATTTAGATGAGATTCCCAACGACATTACAGCTGAGACGCCCGCATGCTTTGAGCCGACTATTGATTACGTGGTCGTCAAAATTCCGAGATGGGCTTTTGAAAAGTTTCAAGGGACCGATGAAACACTCACAACACAGATGAAATCTGTCGGCGAAGCGATGGCTATCGGAAGAACCTTTAAAGAGGCATTACAAAAAGGATTGCGTTCGTTGGAGACCGGATGGCACGGTTTAGATAACCATCCACTTGAGGCGTTACCACTTTCTGAACTACCGAGCAAGTTAAGCATTCCGAACGTCAAACGAATTTTTTATATTAAAGCGGCTCTCGCACGTGGGATGAGCATTGAGGAAATTCACGCTTACACACACATCGACCCATTTTTTCTCTACAATATGAAGGAAATCGTTGATTTTGAAAACGCTTTGTCTGAACCTGATGCCCGACACTATATAGACCAGCATTTACAAAATCCTGATACCGATGGTGAGGTTCCCAAAAAACTTTTACAACAAGCAAAACAGTTCGGATTTTCAGATCGACAGTTGGGGGACATTTACGGTGTTTCTGAAGAAACCATCCGAGAATGTCGGAAAGGTCTCGGCGTTCATGCAACTTTCAAAACTGTTGACACTTGTGCCGCGGAGTTTGAAGCAGAAACGCCTTACTATTATTCGACCTGTTCGAGTGAAGATGAGGTGCGTCCGTCTGATAAACCTAAAATCATGATACTCGGTGGCGGTCCGAATCGTATTGGTCAGGGGATCGAATTCGACTACTGTTGTGTCCATGCCGCCCTCGCACTCAAAGCCGATGGTTATGAAACCATCATGGTAAACAGTAATCCAGAGACTGTTAGTACCGATTATGATACCTCCGATCGGCTTTACTTTGAACCGTTAACCTGTGAAGACGTTCTCAATATTTATCACAAAGAGAAGCCATCTGGTGTGATTGTTCAATTCGGTGGGCAAACCCCGTTGAACCTTGCGATTGCGCTCAAAGCTGCAGGTGTACCGATTATCGGTACGAGTCCTGAAGATATAGCCCGTTCCGAGGACCGGCGCCTTTTCAAAGCGGTTTTAGACGACATCGGGTTAATGCAACCGCCTAACGGAACAGCGACATCGAGTGAGGAAGCTGCCCCTATAGCTGCGGCACTCGGCTATCCTGTTATCGTTCGTCCGTCGTATGTTTTAGGCGGACGCGCCATGCAGATCGTTTACGATGAAGAACTCCTGCACGAATACATGCACTCCGCTGTTCAAGCTTCACCTGAACATCCTGTACTCATAGATAAATACCTTGAAGAAGCGATTGAAGTGGATGTTGATGCAATATCTGATGGAAACCTTACCGTTATCGGTGGTATCATGGAGCACATTGAGGAGGCTGGCATCCATTCAGGGGACAGTGACTGCGTGCTGCCACCTTATACGCTCGTGGATGAACAGATTGAAAATCTCAAGACCTTCACCTACGCCTTGGCAAAAGCCCTAAATGTCCGTGGTTTGATGAACGTCCAATACGCGATAAAGAACGATGAGATTTATGTGCTTGAGGTGAATCCGCGGGCATCCAGAACCATTCCATTCGTGAGTAAAGCCATTGGTGTGCCGCTAGCAAAGCTCGCAGCACGTGCGATGGCTGGCAAGTCCCTCACTGAACTTGGGTTTACAAACGAAATTGAACCCGCGTATTTCAGTGTCAAGGCTCCGGTATTTCCTTTTAACCGCTTTCCGGGTTCAAACACGCGCTTGGGTCCTGAGATGAAATCGACTGGGGAGGTCATGGGAATTGATACCGATGTTTCCCGCGCCTTTGCGAAGGCACAAAAGGCGTGTGGTTATACTTTACCACTCGGTGGTAAGGTCTTCATCAGTGTGAAAAACAAAGATAAGCGTGCCATTATTTTCATCGCCAAAAAACTTACGGACATGGGTTTCGAGCTTATCGCTACGCACGGAACCGCAAAGGTCCTCCTTCGCAATGGAATGGAGTCAGAGCTGGTCTTCAGTATCGGTAAAGGGAGACCGACGATTCATGATTACATCAAAAATCATGCGGTAGATCTTATCATCAACACACCGACCGGGGACTTACATCGTCCTAATGAACTCCTAATTCGCGAAATGGCGATAGCACACGATATCCCGATCTTCTCAACCATACCCGGAGCGGCTGCGGCTGTTAACGCCATTGACGCGTTGCAGCGCGGAGATATTACAGTCACGCCACTTCAAGATTATTTTCAGTTGCTTTAATAGTTTTCAGCTCTCTATTCTCAGTTTTCAGTTAAAAGGTCTCCGTTGATACAAACTATCCCTTTTACTGACGACTGACGACTGATAACTGGCGACTTTTAAAAAAAGGATAGATATATAAATGGCGAATGAATCTATACAGAGAAACACCCGGTGGGTTCAAACTTTCGACCGAATACTTGAGTCGCTAAACCTTGATGCAGAGCGTCCTGTGAGTGTTCTGCAGATTGAAGATGGTAGGGAAGTCGTCGTTGTACAACCCAATGCTTTCACTATCTCGCGAATTTATGCGACTGGTCGTCCTGATGGTATGCGTCCACACGGTGTAGATTCCTATTACGATTACTTCTTCGCGAGGTTGCGAGAGTATGAAGAACAGCACGGAACCCGTGAGGGGTTTCAATTGGAGTCGGAGGAATGGGAAATCCTTTTTGAGGAATCTTTTCATCGTTATACCCGTTACCTTCTATTCGCAGGTATCAAACGGTGGGAAGATGTCCAACGCGATACCGCTACGAATCTGGCAGTAACAAATTTGGCACGCGAATGTGCTCCATCCGAAACTGCTTGGCGGAGTTACCAGTATAAGGGATATATGCTCATGATGCACAGCATCGCTAAGGCAGAATTGAGCCTGCAAGAGGACGATACAGCGACAGCATTGCAACAGATTGACGCTGGAATACAACAGATTGGGGAGTTCTGTGGCGAATGTTTACGCGAGGAACACGGTGAGGCAGAAAATATTACCCGTGAACGTTATCTCAGCAACCTTATAGAATTTCGATCCGATCTGGAGACACTGGATTCAGACGCTACCGAAGCAGAAAGCGATGAAGAAGATATCTTGGCAGAGTTGGAGAGATTGCTAAACGAGGATGAGGAATAGGGTAAGGTTCTATTAGGACACTATTGTTCAGGGGCTGTTGTTTTAAAACTTTATCGTCCACTACGTCTCGTCTTCATGTGGTGCTTGTATCAGGATACCTCCAAAGAACAGGAACGCGATGCCTCGGATGAGCACATGCAATTGTATCCCGAAGTCCAAAAGAACACCGACTGGAAAAGCGATCACTGAAACAAAGAACAGATAACCAGCAACCGGATTTCCCCACGAATGGAGCGCGGAGCCGTAGCAGATTGCAAGAAGTGCACAGAGGAATGCTCCGGTCATAAAGAGAGCTTCCCCCCACTCTGCCCACAATGCGTAGAATGAGGTGCTAATTGCAGCGGTCGTTGATTCGCTGGCAAGTTCGGATAGCAAGTTTAAAGGAGCAGTTTGTGAACAATGGGCTATCAATTCTATGGTAAGCCAAGGGATGGCGAAGCAGGCTCCGAGAATACTACGTGAACCAGCGTCTGAAGAAAGTAAACCATACCCAGCTAATAGCATTGGCACAAGTAAAATGGTCGAAACGACCCCTATTCCGTGATAAACCCCAATTTTTCCTATGAGTTCCAGTTGTTCTGCTGATGGGAGTGAAGAAAGAGTCGATAAACCAAAAATAAACCAAATACTTGAGGCAAGCATGAGAAAACCACTCAAGCCGCCAGTAAGCCCACCGAGTCTATACAGTGAGCTGAGCTTTTTGTCCATTCATTCCTCCGAAAAAGTGCAATAAAATTCTTCGTATCAAATGCTATAATTCTATCGTATATTATGATTTTAATAGTTTACTCGAATTCAAAATTTTAAACAAACTATTTTTTTGAGGAATAAAAATAACTTGAGTGGAAAATCGGGAATATTTTAAAAGGTGCTCCGACCATGAACACGGAAAAAACGGTGCTTATCGTAGATGCCGACAGGACGGAACGGGAACTTGTTTGTGAAACACTTGCAGGTCAAGGGTTGCGTCTCGTCGTTACAGGGAATATGTATCAAGCGTTTCATCATATTGAGCACCTAAGGGTAGACATTCTCATCGCACAATTGAGAGCGGAACGGATTGATGGATTGTCACTGCTCGATGCCGCAGCACAGCACCAACCTGATGTTGGTGTGATTTTTATCACAGCGTCTAACATTCTGGAAACCGACATTGGTATCAAAGCGATGCTGGCATATAAAGATTCCTTTTTTCTACCGAAACCGGTTAATCCTGTCCATCTGGCGGCACTTTTGCAGAGGACTCTTGAAAACCAACGTCTCGCTTTCGAAAATCGGCAATTACAATCACAAATAGATGAGAAAGAAGGGTTACGTCGTCTCACAGGGAAGTCGTCTCAGATCACAAAAATTCGCGACATGATTACGCAGATCGCGCCGACAAAAGCGACTGTGATGATATACGGTGCGCGGGGGACAGGCAAAGAATTGGTTGCCCGTGCGATTCATCATCGAAGTTTACGACGCGGTTCTCTGATTGCCTTCAATTGTGCAACGCTAAACGAAAACCTAGCAGAATCTGAACTCTTTGGTCACGAACGTGGCGCGTTTAGTGGCGCGTATGATCAACGCATCGGGAGATTTGAACTTGCACATGGGGGCACCCTATTCCTTGACGAGGTCTCGCAACTCAGCCCATCCAATCAAGCACGCCTTTTGCGTGTCCTCGAAGAACGTGAATTTGAACGGGTCGGTGGTGACAAGACGATTCAGGTCGATGTCCGTGTTGTGTGCGCCACGAACCACGATTTAGAAGCCGCTTCCAGTAGGCGAGAATTTCTCCCAGATCTCTATGATCGGCTTAACGTAGTGCCTATCTACCTCCCAACACTTCAGGAACGCGTTGAAGATGTTCCGCTGCTCGTTAAGGATTTCCTTGAAGAGTTCAGCAAACAGAATGGTAAGTCTCCAATAACGATCGCACCGGAGGCGGTTAGAACATTGATGAAATACGATTGGCCCGGGAATGTTCGCGAATTGAAAAACTGTATTGAAGGTATGGTTGTTATGTCCAA encodes:
- the carA gene encoding glutamine-hydrolyzing carbamoyl-phosphate synthase small subunit; its protein translation is MKAILALADGTVFEGEQFGATGETIGEVVFNTSMTGYQEVLTDPSYKGQIVTMTYPLIGNYGCNEADVESIGPQVEGFVVREYSAYYSNWRSKWSLDSYLAEHDVIGIQGIDTRALTRRLRVHGVMNGCLSTEDVNPESLIAKAKAWHGLVGWDLVQRVTCPSSYAWRQPEENNSHPKYRVIALDFGIKYNILRQLTEHGCEVQVVPAKTSAEEILAAEPDGIFLSNGPGDPMPVDYAIQTIQTLIGKKPLFGICLGHQLLGLALGGKTFKLKFGHRGVNQPVKHFETDRVEITSQNHGFCVDIDSLPNSVDVTHINLNDDTLEGIQHREYPIFSVQYHPEASPGPHDASYLFSRFTEMME
- the carB gene encoding carbamoyl-phosphate synthase large subunit, which translates into the protein MPKRTDIDKILIIGSGAIIIGQACEFDYSGTQACKALKEEGYEITLVNSNPATIMTDPDFADQTYIEPITADTVELIIAKERPQALLPTLGGQTALNVSVELAESGVLDEYEVELIGAKLPAIQKAEDRALFKEAMTKIGLAVPKSGIAHSVQEALALVQEIGFPAIIRPAFTLGGTGGGIAYNIEEYEKMVASGLALSPINELLIEESVIGWKEFELEVMRDGADNVVIICSIENVDAMGVHTGDSITVAPIQTLTDKEYQLMRDSAIKIIREIGVDTGGSNIQFAVDPKTGKQVVIEMNPRVSRSSALASKATGFPIAKIAAKLAVGYNLDEIPNDITAETPACFEPTIDYVVVKIPRWAFEKFQGTDETLTTQMKSVGEAMAIGRTFKEALQKGLRSLETGWHGLDNHPLEALPLSELPSKLSIPNVKRIFYIKAALARGMSIEEIHAYTHIDPFFLYNMKEIVDFENALSEPDARHYIDQHLQNPDTDGEVPKKLLQQAKQFGFSDRQLGDIYGVSEETIRECRKGLGVHATFKTVDTCAAEFEAETPYYYSTCSSEDEVRPSDKPKIMILGGGPNRIGQGIEFDYCCVHAALALKADGYETIMVNSNPETVSTDYDTSDRLYFEPLTCEDVLNIYHKEKPSGVIVQFGGQTPLNLAIALKAAGVPIIGTSPEDIARSEDRRLFKAVLDDIGLMQPPNGTATSSEEAAPIAAALGYPVIVRPSYVLGGRAMQIVYDEELLHEYMHSAVQASPEHPVLIDKYLEEAIEVDVDAISDGNLTVIGGIMEHIEEAGIHSGDSDCVLPPYTLVDEQIENLKTFTYALAKALNVRGLMNVQYAIKNDEIYVLEVNPRASRTIPFVSKAIGVPLAKLAARAMAGKSLTELGFTNEIEPAYFSVKAPVFPFNRFPGSNTRLGPEMKSTGEVMGIDTDVSRAFAKAQKACGYTLPLGGKVFISVKNKDKRAIIFIAKKLTDMGFELIATHGTAKVLLRNGMESELVFSIGKGRPTIHDYIKNHAVDLIINTPTGDLHRPNELLIREMAIAHDIPIFSTIPGAAAAVNAIDALQRGDITVTPLQDYFQLL
- a CDS encoding DNA helicase UvrBC; amino-acid sequence: MANESIQRNTRWVQTFDRILESLNLDAERPVSVLQIEDGREVVVVQPNAFTISRIYATGRPDGMRPHGVDSYYDYFFARLREYEEQHGTREGFQLESEEWEILFEESFHRYTRYLLFAGIKRWEDVQRDTATNLAVTNLARECAPSETAWRSYQYKGYMLMMHSIAKAELSLQEDDTATALQQIDAGIQQIGEFCGECLREEHGEAENITRERYLSNLIEFRSDLETLDSDATEAESDEEDILAELERLLNEDEE
- a CDS encoding sigma-54-dependent Fis family transcriptional regulator, with the protein product MNTEKTVLIVDADRTERELVCETLAGQGLRLVVTGNMYQAFHHIEHLRVDILIAQLRAERIDGLSLLDAAAQHQPDVGVIFITASNILETDIGIKAMLAYKDSFFLPKPVNPVHLAALLQRTLENQRLAFENRQLQSQIDEKEGLRRLTGKSSQITKIRDMITQIAPTKATVMIYGARGTGKELVARAIHHRSLRRGSLIAFNCATLNENLAESELFGHERGAFSGAYDQRIGRFELAHGGTLFLDEVSQLSPSNQARLLRVLEEREFERVGGDKTIQVDVRVVCATNHDLEAASSRREFLPDLYDRLNVVPIYLPTLQERVEDVPLLVKDFLEEFSKQNGKSPITIAPEAVRTLMKYDWPGNVRELKNCIEGMVVMSNQSTIQQIHLPERILKATGTEFSNLLSVPDVWQIGANNGGQLLNVEVGMSLDEINREVLRATLESVDNNKAKAAKILKVSRRTIQRKAKEYGLSNE